One segment of Pyrococcus sp. ST04 DNA contains the following:
- a CDS encoding calcium-binding protein: protein MKKCIFLFVLLLLIAMSLNFPVISQGKPDIDTDGDGLKDYEERNIYGTSPVSFDSDDDGVGDGYEVMIGSDPLDSDTDSDRLSDGEELALGTSPLLKDTDGDGLSDYFEVVTLPEVYKLPPSNPTNPDTDGDGLSDGFEWEHHGSNMKRYLNPDEDGDGIKDGDEHYFVSSGYGGVHHYSCDFTPDCDGDFIPDNEELRLGTLPYNPDTDGDGLPDNLELKFGSSPFDVDTDGDGISDFNEVLPELIYEFKKTENLSAFLGRSVPNRLEYEWWGAFVSNFLNTTDTCVPSMRELRYYLELNLKLLSVPQRYIRTGMHSYLNPLFTADYAERYEKGEIHSDNAVCYFGIPTDPTKYDSDGDGLSDYEEMHYTVITRTKPGGKIRWIMRVHESDGRLDMTEMDQLRPLILDPNDPDSDGDGIIDSEDPVPVKDDIDGDLLNEQDVCAYYIDCDGDEISDYYEHILGTDPKNPDTDGDGLTDYEEMGQFGVISLWQDYPYNIPLDNLTVPTKTKYWRYSDPLNPDTDGDGFTDFQEKEAGTDPTNPKSHPKELSTVQKPKYEKTPELKKAPKYEERYKVEFMINGKKIKPGTSTMILDTDSITLEIKAHPMKIIKDNETEEIVARKIGLYSRLTEYTEVSEDTFTKTLTLENFTDVGLAFVEFRVSVYYGEHRRDLEYDVMFKYKTLPQVELVNATWSNYLDVGRLTLECRFCKNITIIVPGALVNGRKKRIIEFGETKPLKYVYARIIPHRYIVASQSDVGTIYTKYEDTVEVLKTGKDIGLLAAKAVEAKSLGSKIIYGMVATAKGIKTIVGGVEVFIPEEEVEKPEGIDTPESAKFDKEAFKEGILDWVKEKIVDATFDYVTEKAVEYADAKELEARRHETTYRVTVKACNEFGCKAFAFSVNGYAYDFE from the coding sequence ATGAAGAAGTGCATTTTCTTGTTCGTACTCCTTCTTCTCATTGCAATGTCCTTGAACTTTCCTGTCATAAGTCAGGGCAAGCCTGACATTGATACAGATGGGGATGGACTAAAAGATTATGAGGAGCGGAATATCTATGGTACTTCCCCTGTATCCTTTGACAGTGACGATGACGGTGTTGGAGATGGCTACGAGGTGATGATAGGGAGTGACCCACTTGATAGTGATACTGATTCTGACAGGTTGAGCGATGGTGAGGAGCTTGCACTTGGAACGAGCCCTCTCCTAAAGGATACGGATGGTGATGGGTTGAGTGATTACTTTGAGGTTGTTACGTTGCCAGAGGTCTATAAATTGCCTCCTTCAAATCCAACGAATCCAGACACAGATGGTGATGGGCTTAGCGACGGCTTTGAATGGGAGCATCATGGTTCAAACATGAAAAGGTATCTCAACCCAGATGAAGATGGTGATGGTATTAAGGATGGAGATGAACACTATTTTGTAAGTAGTGGATATGGGGGAGTTCACCACTACTCATGCGATTTTACGCCTGACTGCGACGGTGATTTCATTCCAGACAACGAAGAGCTCAGGCTTGGAACACTCCCCTATAACCCCGATACCGACGGAGATGGATTACCAGACAACCTTGAGCTTAAATTTGGATCCAGTCCCTTCGATGTTGACACGGATGGAGATGGCATAAGTGATTTCAATGAAGTTCTACCCGAACTGATTTATGAATTCAAAAAGACTGAAAACCTTAGTGCGTTTCTTGGGCGTTCAGTCCCGAATAGGTTGGAATATGAATGGTGGGGAGCATTTGTCTCAAACTTCCTTAACACTACAGATACCTGTGTCCCGAGTATGAGGGAATTAAGATATTACCTAGAGCTAAACTTAAAGTTGCTTAGCGTTCCTCAAAGATATATTCGTACTGGAATGCACAGCTATCTAAATCCATTATTTACAGCAGATTATGCGGAGAGATACGAGAAAGGGGAAATACATAGTGATAATGCGGTATGCTACTTTGGCATCCCAACTGATCCGACTAAGTACGATAGCGATGGCGATGGATTGAGTGATTACGAGGAGATGCACTACACCGTTATCACTAGGACAAAGCCAGGAGGAAAAATAAGGTGGATAATGAGAGTCCATGAGTCTGATGGAAGACTTGACATGACGGAAATGGATCAGTTAAGACCATTAATTCTCGATCCAAACGATCCGGACAGCGACGGTGATGGAATAATAGATTCAGAGGATCCAGTTCCAGTTAAGGATGACATAGATGGAGATCTTTTAAATGAGCAGGATGTCTGTGCCTACTACATTGATTGCGATGGAGATGAAATATCCGACTATTATGAACATATACTTGGAACTGATCCAAAGAATCCTGATACAGACGGGGATGGTTTAACAGATTATGAGGAGATGGGCCAGTTTGGAGTCATTTCGTTGTGGCAGGATTATCCTTATAATATTCCCTTGGATAACCTTACTGTTCCCACTAAAACGAAATATTGGAGGTATAGCGATCCTCTCAACCCAGACACGGATGGAGATGGGTTTACGGATTTCCAAGAGAAGGAAGCCGGAACCGACCCAACAAATCCGAAAAGCCATCCTAAGGAACTCTCTACAGTTCAAAAGCCCAAGTATGAAAAAACTCCAGAATTAAAGAAAGCTCCAAAGTACGAGGAGAGGTACAAAGTTGAGTTCATGATAAACGGAAAGAAGATAAAACCTGGAACTTCGACTATGATACTTGACACTGACAGCATTACACTCGAAATTAAAGCTCATCCAATGAAAATTATTAAAGATAATGAAACAGAGGAAATCGTCGCAAGGAAAATTGGACTTTATTCCAGGCTGACAGAGTACACAGAGGTTTCGGAGGACACCTTCACGAAAACGTTAACCCTTGAAAACTTCACCGATGTGGGACTGGCTTTTGTAGAGTTCCGGGTATCGGTTTATTATGGTGAACACAGGAGAGACTTGGAATATGATGTAATGTTCAAGTACAAAACCCTTCCTCAAGTTGAGCTTGTAAATGCTACTTGGAGCAACTATCTGGACGTTGGAAGGCTAACTCTTGAGTGCAGATTCTGCAAAAATATCACGATAATAGTTCCAGGAGCCCTCGTTAATGGTAGGAAAAAGAGAATTATTGAGTTTGGAGAGACCAAACCACTCAAATATGTTTATGCCAGAATAATTCCCCACCGCTACATCGTTGCCAGTCAGTCGGATGTGGGAACAATCTACACTAAGTACGAGGACACCGTTGAGGTACTGAAGACTGGCAAAGATATCGGCTTGCTAGCGGCCAAGGCTGTTGAAGCCAAGAGCCTGGGATCAAAGATAATTTACGGGATGGTGGCGACGGCAAAGGGCATAAAAACTATAGTTGGTGGGGTTGAAGTTTTCATACCTGAAGAGGAGGTGGAAAAGCCTGAGGGTATAGACACACCAGAATCTGCAAAGTTCGATAAAGAGGCATTCAAGGAAGGAATCCTTGATTGGGTGAAGGAGAAGATCGTCGATGCAACCTTCGACTACGTCACCGAAAAGGCAGTTGAATATGCAGATGCCAAGGAGCTCGAGGCAAGGAGGCACGAGACTACCTACAGGGTTACGGTCAAAGCGTGCAATGAATTCGGATGTAAAGCGTTTGCATTCAGCGTTAATGGATATGCTTACGACTTTGAGTAA
- a CDS encoding aminotransferase class I/II-fold pyridoxal phosphate-dependent enzyme, with translation MLRPITFKTSHGGAREEGFLDFSASVNPYPPEWLDEMFERAKSLSGRYPYWERLEDEFSSLIGEPTTITAGITEALYLLGPALRDRRVIIPKHTYEEYERVARIFGARIVKGPNEPKKLATLVEKESIVFFCNPNNPDGRFYQPKELKPLLDAVEDKRALLVLDEAFIDFVKDAKSSEGENIVKLRTFTKSYGLPGIRVGYVLGFPEYFKSIRMPWSIGSSGLAFLEFVIKDNFEHLRKTMPLIWREKERVEKELNVKSDANFFMLKVGDGKTFMEKLKKRGILVRDCSGFGLPEYIRFSIRRREENTVLIETLKELLSERDITTTKN, from the coding sequence ATGCTAAGGCCGATAACCTTTAAAACCAGCCACGGTGGTGCTAGAGAAGAGGGGTTCCTAGATTTCTCAGCCTCTGTGAATCCCTATCCTCCTGAATGGCTCGACGAGATGTTTGAGAGGGCTAAAAGTTTGAGTGGACGCTACCCCTACTGGGAACGCTTGGAGGATGAGTTTTCGTCCTTGATAGGTGAGCCAACGACGATAACAGCAGGTATAACTGAGGCCCTATATCTCCTGGGACCCGCTCTGAGGGATAGAAGGGTCATAATTCCAAAGCATACATATGAGGAGTATGAGCGCGTTGCCAGAATTTTTGGCGCGAGGATTGTGAAAGGCCCCAACGAGCCCAAAAAGCTGGCCACGCTTGTAGAAAAAGAAAGCATTGTCTTCTTCTGTAACCCTAATAACCCCGATGGACGGTTCTACCAACCAAAGGAGCTCAAACCTCTACTTGATGCCGTCGAGGATAAAAGGGCACTTCTAGTCCTCGATGAGGCCTTCATAGATTTCGTGAAAGACGCCAAAAGTTCAGAAGGTGAAAACATCGTGAAGCTGAGAACGTTTACTAAAAGCTATGGCCTTCCCGGGATAAGAGTCGGTTATGTTCTCGGCTTTCCTGAGTATTTCAAGAGCATCAGGATGCCATGGAGTATAGGTTCTTCTGGTTTGGCCTTCCTCGAATTCGTGATTAAGGACAATTTCGAGCATTTAAGGAAGACGATGCCACTGATATGGAGGGAGAAAGAGAGAGTCGAGAAGGAGCTGAACGTTAAGAGTGATGCGAACTTTTTCATGCTCAAAGTTGGAGATGGAAAGACCTTCATGGAAAAGCTCAAGAAAAGAGGGATTCTAGTTAGGGATTGTAGCGGATTTGGACTACCTGAGTACATTAGATTCTCCATTAGGAGGAGGGAAGAAAACACAGTGTTAATAGAGACATTGAAGGAACTTTTAAGTGAAAGAGATATAACTACTACAAAAAATTAG
- the cbiB gene encoding adenosylcobinamide-phosphate synthase CbiB — MEKVMILLFALTWDLFLGEPPALVHPTVWFGRLIEFLDKHYRRRNPKADFFAGVLSSLLVAAFALVLSNTPKILPNWLSFISAIYFLKSSFAIRSLAEHIKNTIKEDIEEQRRYVAMVVSRDVSKLDKPHLNSAAIESLAENINDSVVAPLLYYLLFGLPGALFYRAVNTLDAMIGYRDERYEYFGKFAARLDDILNFIPARITVLLFLPLNPKKVPSYWRKAKFKINSDKPIAAMSAVLGVWLEKEGVYRFEGREPRLEDIRRALNVYWIVIGEWVLICVLLLTLEVWIC; from the coding sequence ATGGAAAAGGTCATGATCCTACTATTCGCCCTCACCTGGGATCTGTTCCTCGGCGAACCTCCAGCATTAGTCCATCCAACCGTCTGGTTCGGAAGATTAATTGAATTCCTTGACAAGCACTACAGAAGAAGGAACCCAAAGGCTGATTTCTTTGCCGGTGTCCTTTCGTCACTTTTAGTCGCTGCCTTTGCCTTAGTTCTCTCAAACACTCCTAAAATTCTCCCAAACTGGCTTAGCTTTATCTCAGCAATCTACTTCCTAAAAAGCTCTTTTGCCATAAGAAGCCTCGCTGAGCACATAAAAAACACAATAAAAGAGGATATCGAAGAACAAAGACGGTACGTTGCTATGGTAGTTAGCAGGGACGTTTCAAAGCTCGATAAACCTCATCTCAATTCCGCCGCAATAGAAAGCCTTGCCGAGAACATCAACGACAGTGTGGTAGCTCCTTTACTATACTACCTGTTATTTGGCCTCCCTGGGGCGCTCTTTTACCGGGCAGTTAACACGCTCGATGCGATGATAGGTTATAGAGATGAGAGATATGAGTACTTTGGCAAGTTTGCAGCGAGACTTGATGATATCCTAAACTTCATACCTGCCCGAATTACAGTCCTACTCTTCCTCCCCCTCAATCCCAAAAAGGTACCCTCTTACTGGCGGAAGGCCAAGTTTAAGATAAACTCAGACAAACCCATAGCAGCTATGAGTGCTGTTCTTGGTGTCTGGCTTGAAAAGGAGGGAGTATATCGATTTGAAGGAAGAGAACCAAGGCTAGAAGACATAAGGAGAGCACTGAATGTTTACTGGATTGTGATTGGGGAATGGGTCCTAATTTGTGTACTACTGCTAACACTGGAGGTGTGGATATGCTAA
- a CDS encoding cobyric acid synthase, giving the protein MGKALMVLGTSSGAGKSLLAMALCRIFSNMGYDVAPFKSQNMSLNSAPSIEGGEISRAQYLQAIACRKSPSVKFNPILLKPEGNMRSQVVFMGKPIGSVSARSYMFSKKRELFEKAMEVLDELMRKHDLVIIEGAGSPVEINLKDYDIANTRVMRRVGAKAILVTDIDRGGSFASIVGTMELLSEEERNSIIGFVFNKFRGDPSLLEPGFEYLERRYGKRVLGVIPYVEHRLPEEDSLTEFPKVKGDLHIQIIKLPHMSNFTDFEPLHWANGIDYVTRAEEIKGDVIIIPGSKNTVEDLLWMRENGIEDAIVQMHREGAFVVGICGGFQMLGEEIVDEVESKRGRVKGIGLLPVKTIFAPIKRTNHLKAELLWEPMRGMMVEGYEIRMGRSTSVRPFSVIREINGVKTFEPEGAVGERIFGTYLHGIFHNFTFTRRFLNILRIEKGLEPISILGWSIEEEIEKFARIVKESLDVEYILDVLGL; this is encoded by the coding sequence ATGGGTAAGGCTCTCATGGTTCTTGGAACTTCATCAGGAGCCGGAAAATCCCTCCTTGCCATGGCCCTCTGCAGAATCTTCTCTAACATGGGATACGATGTTGCTCCCTTCAAGAGCCAAAACATGAGTCTTAACTCAGCTCCAAGCATTGAAGGAGGTGAGATAAGCCGTGCACAGTATTTGCAGGCAATAGCATGCCGGAAAAGCCCTTCCGTGAAGTTCAACCCAATACTTCTTAAGCCCGAGGGCAATATGAGGAGTCAAGTCGTCTTTATGGGAAAGCCCATTGGAAGTGTCTCTGCTCGAAGTTACATGTTTTCTAAGAAAAGAGAACTATTCGAGAAGGCAATGGAAGTCCTTGATGAACTCATGAGGAAACACGATCTGGTGATAATTGAAGGTGCTGGCTCACCTGTTGAGATAAACCTCAAGGACTACGACATAGCTAACACGCGCGTGATGAGGCGTGTTGGGGCTAAGGCAATTCTCGTTACTGATATTGATCGTGGAGGAAGCTTTGCCTCAATAGTTGGCACAATGGAGCTCTTGAGCGAAGAAGAAAGGAACTCTATCATCGGTTTTGTCTTCAACAAGTTCCGTGGGGATCCTTCATTACTCGAGCCTGGCTTTGAATACTTGGAGAGGCGATACGGAAAAAGAGTTCTTGGTGTGATTCCTTATGTAGAGCATCGTCTTCCAGAAGAGGATTCCCTAACGGAGTTTCCAAAAGTGAAAGGCGATCTACACATCCAGATTATCAAGTTGCCTCACATGAGCAACTTCACTGATTTTGAGCCGCTTCATTGGGCGAACGGTATTGATTATGTCACGCGAGCTGAGGAAATAAAGGGAGATGTAATAATTATTCCAGGTAGCAAGAACACTGTCGAAGATTTGCTTTGGATGCGAGAGAACGGGATAGAGGATGCCATAGTTCAGATGCATAGGGAGGGAGCTTTTGTCGTGGGAATCTGTGGTGGCTTTCAGATGCTGGGTGAGGAAATAGTTGATGAGGTTGAATCAAAGCGCGGAAGGGTTAAAGGAATTGGTCTCCTTCCTGTTAAGACGATCTTTGCACCCATAAAAAGGACGAATCATTTGAAGGCTGAGCTCCTCTGGGAGCCAATGAGAGGAATGATGGTTGAAGGATATGAAATAAGAATGGGTCGTTCAACCTCGGTGAGGCCCTTTTCTGTGATACGCGAGATAAATGGGGTTAAAACTTTCGAGCCTGAAGGTGCTGTTGGGGAGAGAATCTTTGGCACGTATCTACACGGGATATTTCATAACTTCACTTTCACGAGGCGGTTTTTAAACATTCTAAGGATCGAGAAGGGACTTGAACCAATCAGCATATTAGGCTGGAGCATCGAGGAAGAGATAGAGAAGTTCGCAAGAATCGTTAAAGAGAGTCTTGATGTGGAATATATACTCGATGTATTGGGTCTTTAA
- a CDS encoding ATP pyrophosphatase: MRAIALFSGGKDGLYSIYLAENMGYDVAYLLALKTTIGISPHYENLPSLRRIANAMGKAMITFDMVRGREELVELLKALSVEAIVAGDVKIEDHYRWLEGIAREAGIELVEPIFGRNTLELAREILRSGFSYSIIAVEKGKVSEEYLGYTFEGEGDLLKFLDDNPGVDPLGEFGEFHTVVLSSPLYSRRFKLVKEKVLEDERYRWLKFRLVEEG; the protein is encoded by the coding sequence ATGAGGGCAATTGCCCTGTTTTCTGGGGGAAAGGATGGTCTGTACTCAATATACCTGGCTGAGAACATGGGGTATGACGTTGCTTATCTCCTGGCCCTCAAAACCACCATAGGTATCTCCCCCCACTACGAGAACCTCCCCTCATTAAGGAGGATAGCTAACGCAATGGGGAAGGCAATGATAACTTTTGACATGGTCAGGGGAAGGGAGGAGCTGGTTGAGTTGCTAAAGGCCTTAAGCGTTGAAGCAATCGTCGCTGGGGATGTTAAGATAGAGGATCACTACAGGTGGCTTGAGGGGATAGCTAGAGAGGCGGGCATAGAGTTAGTCGAGCCAATATTTGGGAGGAACACGCTGGAGCTCGCCAGGGAAATACTAAGAAGCGGGTTCTCGTACTCTATAATAGCCGTGGAGAAGGGAAAGGTTTCGGAGGAATACCTAGGCTACACCTTTGAGGGGGAGGGAGATTTACTCAAGTTCCTCGATGATAATCCCGGCGTTGATCCTCTTGGGGAATTTGGAGAGTTCCACACGGTGGTTCTCTCATCTCCCCTGTACTCGAGGAGGTTTAAGCTCGTTAAGGAGAAAGTTCTTGAGGACGAAAGGTATAGATGGCTCAAATTTAGGTTGGTGGAGGAGGGATGA
- the cobZ gene encoding alpha-ribazole phosphatase CobZ, whose translation MKIVKLLEEKGIRIEDIVSTALDLYIGEEREKVAEMFKRILLRYLEDINVQALLLAAVLLEENFKVEGDPVELVADEIIGIEIAEYIGGRLALFNFFYYDTRKPGILKDLPPFLDDAIGGLIAGCMVKVFEVLK comes from the coding sequence ATGAAGATAGTTAAGTTGCTGGAGGAGAAGGGAATAAGGATAGAAGACATAGTTTCGACCGCCCTAGACCTTTACATAGGGGAAGAGAGGGAAAAAGTTGCGGAGATGTTCAAGAGGATACTCCTAAGATATCTAGAGGACATCAACGTTCAAGCTTTACTCCTAGCTGCAGTGCTCCTCGAGGAGAACTTTAAGGTTGAAGGAGATCCAGTGGAGTTGGTTGCTGACGAGATTATAGGGATTGAAATAGCAGAGTACATAGGAGGAAGGCTAGCCCTTTTCAACTTCTTCTACTACGACACAAGAAAGCCAGGGATACTAAAAGATCTCCCTCCCTTTTTGGATGATGCTATAGGCGGATTGATAGCCGGTTGCATGGTTAAGGTTTTTGAGGTGCTCAAATGA
- the cobS gene encoding adenosylcobinamide-GDP ribazoletransferase: MRNLIPFFTRIPLRGDFEKAREELWALPLIAVLTSLLPMLILYLDIPLANVLSLLALYFIIGLLHLDGLADWADGIMVKGSRERKIKAMKDVNTGIAGVFAVVSVMMIQAYSLSLVPWWAFFLGELNSKLSMLLAISTRKPLGEGLGKFFMDGVKRRDVLIGLGIYALFLAILAYYSPPSLLGILGLVPGLYALHLSIENFGGLNGDCIGAIAEITRAGTFLVLALVFSHS; encoded by the coding sequence ATGAGGAATCTCATCCCTTTCTTCACTAGGATCCCACTTAGGGGAGACTTTGAGAAAGCCAGGGAAGAGCTCTGGGCTCTCCCTTTAATCGCCGTTTTAACGTCCCTTCTCCCAATGCTAATACTGTACCTTGATATTCCATTGGCAAACGTTCTCTCCTTGCTCGCTTTGTACTTCATAATCGGCTTATTGCACCTCGATGGCCTCGCGGATTGGGCGGATGGGATAATGGTTAAGGGGAGCAGGGAGAGGAAGATAAAGGCTATGAAAGACGTTAATACTGGCATAGCCGGGGTTTTTGCGGTTGTTAGTGTAATGATGATTCAAGCGTACTCCCTTTCCCTAGTTCCGTGGTGGGCCTTTTTCCTCGGCGAGCTGAACTCGAAGCTTTCAATGCTGCTGGCAATCTCAACTAGGAAACCCCTTGGTGAAGGGCTTGGAAAGTTTTTCATGGATGGTGTTAAGAGAAGAGATGTTTTAATCGGGCTCGGGATTTACGCCCTCTTCTTGGCTATTCTAGCTTATTACAGCCCTCCTTCCCTACTGGGGATTCTCGGCCTTGTTCCGGGCCTTTACGCGTTGCATCTTTCAATAGAGAACTTTGGTGGCTTGAACGGGGACTGCATAGGAGCCATCGCTGAGATAACTAGGGCAGGAACCTTCTTGGTACTGGCCTTAGTCTTTAGCCATTCATAA
- a CDS encoding AEC family transporter, with protein sequence MNIPEMLSLILIGFILRRVIKSERFFEGLRFLVNEVLFALFVFGNVASKNLEYLLRIKLVFLYVFLVIGISLSSSFFYSRLFVKDRKWMGALMVLSSYPNTAALGFPIASLFLKDITPAILYSTTNSLIILPIVTFIAAHFSSEKASIKESFKKALRFPPTLANLLALSLVVAGIRLPDWFLNPIKTVGWMNIPLLLIYFGSRISLGKFSPRRLAEVATFRSIIPFLFVFLTLRNAEREIFYAVLVEASMPPAIAANAILAQYRLKAEEAISVTFVWTLIIIAFFSALNLVMNG encoded by the coding sequence ATGAACATTCCAGAGATGTTGAGCTTAATTCTCATCGGCTTCATCCTCAGGAGAGTTATAAAAAGCGAGAGGTTTTTCGAAGGCCTTAGGTTCCTCGTTAATGAGGTTCTTTTCGCACTCTTCGTCTTTGGAAACGTTGCTAGCAAGAATCTAGAGTACCTGCTAAGGATAAAGCTCGTCTTCCTTTACGTTTTTCTCGTCATAGGGATAAGCCTCTCAAGCTCGTTCTTTTACTCTAGGCTGTTTGTCAAAGACAGGAAGTGGATGGGTGCTTTAATGGTTCTGTCCTCCTATCCAAACACGGCCGCACTCGGCTTCCCAATAGCCAGCTTATTCTTAAAGGACATAACACCGGCGATACTCTACTCAACGACGAACTCCCTGATAATCCTGCCAATAGTTACCTTCATAGCGGCCCACTTCTCAAGCGAGAAGGCTTCAATAAAGGAAAGCTTTAAAAAGGCCCTGAGGTTTCCGCCCACACTCGCGAATTTGCTTGCCTTATCGCTGGTTGTAGCCGGAATAAGGCTCCCAGACTGGTTTCTTAACCCCATAAAAACGGTTGGATGGATGAACATACCGCTCCTCCTCATATATTTCGGCTCAAGGATTTCCCTGGGGAAGTTCTCCCCAAGGAGGCTAGCCGAGGTTGCAACGTTTAGAAGTATAATACCTTTTCTCTTCGTCTTCTTAACATTGAGAAATGCGGAAAGGGAAATATTCTATGCCGTCCTGGTGGAAGCTTCTATGCCCCCTGCAATAGCTGCGAATGCCATACTTGCCCAGTACAGGCTTAAAGCAGAGGAAGCAATAAGCGTAACGTTCGTTTGGACGTTGATAATAATAGCATTCTTCTCGGCCCTAAATCTCGTTATGAATGGCTAA
- a CDS encoding NTP transferase domain-containing protein — MIVIMAGGKSTRMGVEKPILEIKEKPMLLWVYEEASKVDETYVAVSKNSPRTRDLCLKEGIEIIKTPGDGYVEDVRFILSEYGDFISSVADVPFVKASDFYELKKAFKGRSLTGVLPLSRIPKDLRPLTYKGYAIVGLNAVSWEGEELFILSNPLLALNVNTPKDLELARKIAKMIGRKDF, encoded by the coding sequence ATGATAGTCATAATGGCCGGTGGGAAGTCCACGAGGATGGGAGTGGAGAAGCCGATCCTTGAGATTAAGGAAAAGCCCATGCTCCTCTGGGTCTATGAAGAGGCCTCAAAGGTTGACGAGACCTATGTTGCGGTCAGCAAAAACTCTCCTAGGACTAGGGATCTGTGCTTAAAAGAAGGCATAGAAATCATCAAAACGCCAGGGGATGGGTACGTTGAGGATGTCAGGTTTATCTTAAGTGAGTATGGGGATTTCATAAGCTCTGTTGCCGACGTTCCCTTCGTAAAGGCCAGCGACTTCTACGAGCTTAAGAAGGCCTTCAAGGGGAGAAGTTTAACTGGGGTACTTCCTCTATCTAGGATTCCCAAAGACCTTAGGCCTTTAACTTACAAAGGCTATGCTATAGTTGGCCTGAACGCCGTTTCATGGGAAGGGGAGGAGCTCTTCATCCTCTCAAATCCCCTCCTAGCCCTGAACGTTAATACTCCCAAAGACTTAGAGCTGGCTAGGAAGATCGCGAAAATGATTGGGAGAAAGGATTTTTAA
- the cobT gene encoding nicotinate mononucleotide-dependent phosphoribosyltransferase CobT → MESLFLLVLGNTEISLIPGISVAGATPELTKFTPPADAEYLFYEKPRIINAIPVTPEGHPTPAIITKASRELAKFPILVVRGGSYLAPLLPHVHISDIVGRDFRKEKAIPKVEEIIERTKLLGEELNRTNIKELVIGESTPGGTTTAQAVLWALGYDAKTSSASPRNPQELKEKVIKEGFERVGIKNGDLKNEPIKALAEFGDPTLATILGISMGFKRDVVLAGGTQMLAVAALLKALGEDLSRFMIATTKWVVNDESATFLKTAREIGIITYSADLDFSGLKYRGLQDYEKGYVKEGVGAGGSVWLAVKAGFSPEDVARKVEELYERLISRT, encoded by the coding sequence ATGGAGAGCCTATTTCTCCTGGTATTGGGAAACACCGAGATTAGCCTCATTCCTGGAATAAGTGTGGCCGGAGCAACTCCTGAACTTACAAAGTTCACTCCCCCAGCCGATGCCGAGTATCTCTTCTATGAGAAGCCAAGGATAATAAATGCGATTCCTGTAACGCCCGAGGGCCATCCCACACCGGCAATAATAACTAAAGCATCCAGAGAGCTCGCGAAGTTTCCGATTTTAGTTGTCAGGGGTGGAAGCTACCTGGCCCCGCTCCTCCCACACGTTCACATAAGTGATATCGTTGGAAGGGACTTCAGGAAGGAAAAAGCAATTCCAAAAGTCGAGGAAATAATCGAGAGGACAAAGCTCCTAGGGGAAGAACTGAACAGAACAAACATCAAGGAACTAGTAATAGGCGAATCAACGCCCGGAGGAACGACAACGGCCCAAGCGGTGCTATGGGCGTTGGGATATGATGCCAAAACTTCTTCAGCATCTCCGAGAAATCCCCAGGAGCTTAAGGAGAAGGTGATAAAGGAAGGCTTTGAGAGGGTCGGAATAAAGAATGGAGACCTTAAAAACGAGCCTATTAAAGCATTAGCTGAATTCGGGGATCCAACGCTCGCAACGATTCTCGGAATATCAATGGGCTTTAAGAGGGACGTTGTTTTAGCTGGAGGAACTCAAATGCTTGCCGTTGCAGCCCTGCTGAAAGCTCTCGGAGAGGACTTGTCAAGGTTCATGATAGCAACGACGAAGTGGGTAGTTAACGACGAGAGCGCTACCTTCCTCAAGACTGCCAGAGAGATCGGAATAATAACGTATTCTGCAGATTTGGACTTTAGTGGCCTTAAGTACAGGGGCCTTCAAGATTATGAGAAGGGCTATGTAAAAGAGGGCGTCGGTGCCGGAGGTTCCGTGTGGCTCGCCGTTAAGGCCGGCTTTTCTCCAGAGGATGTTGCAAGGAAGGTTGAAGAGCTCTACGAAAGGTTAATATCTCGGACTTAA